The following proteins are encoded in a genomic region of Colletotrichum higginsianum IMI 349063 chromosome 9, whole genome shotgun sequence:
- a CDS encoding F-box domain-containing protein, with protein MSSTYSSLFGASHVQSDSPDCDLGKLNGLEGLPLEIIFDIYQQLDVESIFSLAQVNTLFHGLLKRNKAVVLLPVLEREFSPFPELLQVFTASDRDMFQYGDTFQPRRVVFRRFPGDMTGITLSSGGIQHSQSMAPEHAVLASILDGGTLAKKSPLPPRRSVTLVDRDLSSLLKYCLLVRRWEELFPQLHWFTAPEDCRQLSEAERFKLRRALYRWWLYAYYFHGELPRPRSGQPEPFVNDVRVSHMRLYPTRELMELMDLFLSMKDLVRHYIYPNLEQNLEPVDESSPLETMIESSIRERIVDTYAKLDPRDLMFYFQNLFNYPRKRLVTDVNLRHPAFSQDRESLVAAVQAAAGERPWLYDMADLSSAGGIVHPDDSDVDERLSRDGSRYGSIPPPGAFRRPIGNWAPPGDDGRALAERSHFQGWRDS; from the exons ATGTCGTCAACATACTCTTCCCTTTTTGGAGCTTCGCACGTGCAGTCGGACTCGCCAGACTGCGACTTGGGCAAGCTGAACGGTCTCGAAGGCTTGCCGCTCGAGATCATATTCGACATATACCAACAACTTGACGTGGAAAGTATTTTCTCTTTGGCTCAGGTCAATACCCTTTTCCACGGACTTCTGAAGAGGAACAAGGCGGTCGTCCTGCTGCCCGTTCTTGAGCGAGAATTCAGCCCGTTTCCAGAGTTGCTTCAAGTCTTCACGGCATCGGACCGGGATATGTTTCAGTACGGAGATACTTTCCAGCCGCGAAGGGTCGTTTTCAGACGGTTTCCAGGCGACATGACGGGCATAACTTTGTCTAGCGGTGGTATCCAGCACAGCCAGAGCATGGCCCCCGAGCATGCGGTGCTTGCCAGTATCCTTGACGGCGGAACCCTAGCCAAGAAAAGCcccttgccgccgcggcggtcAGTCACGCTAGTCGACAGAGACTTAAGTTCCTTGCTGAAGTATTGCTTGTTGGTACGACGATGGGAAGAGCTTTTCCCTCAGCTTCACTGGTTCACGGCGCCTGAAGATTGTCGCCAACTCAGTGAAGCAGAGAGGTTCAAACTTCGCCGTGCTCTCTATCGTTGGTGGCTATACGCCTATTACTTTCACGGCGAGCTTCCCCGGCCTCGGAGTGGTCAGCCGGAACCGTTCGTCAATGATGTGCGGGTCAGTCACATGAGACTTTATCCGACTCGCGAGTTGATGGAGTTGATGGACCTCTTCCTGTCAATGAAGGACCTTGTCAGACACTATATTTACCCCAATCTTGAGCAGAATCTAGAGCCG GTCGACGAAAGCAGTCCGCTTGAAACGATGATTGAGAGCAGTATCCGCGAGCGCATCGTGGACACATATGCCAAGCTTGATCCCAGAGACCTGATGTTCTACTTTCAGAACTTATTTAATTACCCTCGAAAGCGACTGGTGACGGATGTAAACCTCAGGCACCCCGCCTTCTCTCAAGACCGAGAATCTCTCGTGGCCGCGgtccaggcggcggcaggcGAGCGACCATGGCTATATGATATGGCCGATTTGAGCAGTGCAGGTGGTATCGTGCATCCTGACGATTCCGATGTTGATGAGCGGCTTAGTCGTGATGGCAGCCGTTATGGCTCGATTCCACCCCCAGGAGCTTTCCGGCGTCCTATTGGGAACTGGGCTCCTCCCGGGGACGACGGTCGAGCTCTCGCGGAGCGGAGTCACTTCCAAGGCTGGCGGGACTCTTGA
- a CDS encoding chromo domain-containing protein, with protein sequence MDASGLFVEENGAPDDDAISINSTLVSEHDSDEEWLVEGIRYQTREGGKDKYLVEWTGYPIEEATWEPEENVTDELLQEWRDTEAKQARGEEEPFDIVAWQEAVDKRYDDKYQRHHKRNTERKRRGLQLKLWRGETKADYYVSDEDVSEDDYNAIIPPPKPVERQTETSPIEDIRPKKPLKQAAVARPVHRKRTTMAEKATDSTKSPTKKKASSPVSQPHPQSSSLASAANGSWGAAKKSTASKPAATAAVSRLAAPTASAWPAHKAKKTAISSRTMIRLHNSGSGINVFAAGKQSRQGRQLVQNVADPTKDPRMFTNFRLRRKAELQSRDKADVASGAMPTKLFSISSGPPAGSNSDTSPGTSSTVLRSALKHSADGLMAISASDSSATVSEITDTALPPSSEPQSTRPIVKNRRSVQFADLPLVNEPELMGEMVTSPISRPKRLKSPPMPSDPSQPSQPPPKPRSILRKLSVAEYQSRSAGQSFEKVVVLGPSGTKGVQMTFENIRPDSDPWHSHFVKKDSLHFSRTLNALTFTSQRGSIVGQNLSHGAVRPTLASDQEIISRAAERLRLGPFGVACFHEEFLIIIYPADCEDWKKVIAEAEVSNPATVTLRYAIFKPQSIATKPLPAKRRCAPRSTEPRSTIFRDLLRLNYRQLLSPGMRDIHHNFYLAFPPSRKLLLDAVSEWLHVENPSCRVFSTKTTGDWAAFTNPKIVAQGVIIVHEAATDTLRQFPGLLRLLTHSKSAAYVFWCIGESLQQHPLYPSIRSTHHQTEPGKVELTRFFPHGNAILVTPSFLVSEPRRAQQLFEWYKKTHDKPYNNQKIVAAANIVDYLRDLAFERSTYRDILLTEGDEQRQRSDVEREQAAQLAGLSKEDCTARFNTWAIVDGLRLPAQTSIVPDEQLEPIVLADQSIDANDEQSLVNWFGCWSQTRFDQFRKFHVLGTDGSSDTSHLIKACDIPFYPAGAGRDPGAEPRSDGPLLEPTASDPDHPRQPHDGVTKMLGGLAAHFFSTKLMELAKECDNARWCPFAKLYGFPVSYFKDIADTADSYGDFHRNFATFERWLEFPWPFFTQFLPGFRPPSDARGPPVFNTYFTLFYTPDEDSQCRPPTRHPWLAIWRVQAPHRPWEGTELLIWDIAAKDRFPTGDRFYESQLTSPQQHLIGMIREKGAAKHRGLDLKQVWIGGFDSVPTEYTSPIDVTLANLEAMMRDVKGYLPAIELLLSSRGFHKIYPGAAPAPRRPITPDGMDIDPIVRPQNHNGDGKIIFHPPRACRPIRHSRCENLFYKWVMNLDRRDKRKAYPYTFKPTLDWYQEQQVAENRNFEHINVSSWKRVFELVRIPPTSGKDSEGTRVESKK encoded by the coding sequence ATGGATGCATCAGGCTTGTTCGTGGAGGAAAATGGGGCGCCAGATGACGATGCCATCTCCATCAACTCTACCCTAGTATCCGAACATGATTCAGATGAGGAGTGGCTCGTCGAAGGTATCCGCTACCAGACTCGTGAAGGCGGAAAAGACAAATATCTGGTGGAGTGGACCGGCTATCCTATTGAAGAAGCAACGTGGGAACCAGAGGAGAACGTAACGGACGAGCTGCTTCAAGAGTGGAGAGATACGGAAGCAAAGCAAGCCCGAGGCGAAGAGGAGCCCTTTGACATCGTCGCCTGGCAGGAAGCCGTGGACAAGCGTTACGATGACAAATATCAGCGACACCATAAGCGCAACACTGAGCGGAAGCGACGAGGCCTGCAACTCAAACTGTGGAGGGGCGAAACCAAAGCCGACTACTACGTTAGTGACGAAGATGTCAGCGAGGACGATTACAATGCCATCATTCCGCCCCCAAAGCCTGTTGAGcgacagacagagacaagtCCTATCGAGGACATTCGGCCAAAGAAGCCACTCAAGCAGGCGGCCGTGGCAAGACCAGTCCACCGCAAGCGGACCACGATGGCAGAGAAGGCGACGGATAGTACTAAGTCGCCAACGAAGAAAAAAGCCTCGTCGCCCGTTTCACAGCCACACCCGCAATCATCATCACTCGCGTCGGCGGCAAACGGGTCCTGGGGGGCTGCGAAAAAGTCGACTGCTAGCAAGCCGGCCGCTACTGCAGCCGTTAGTCGGTTGGCTGCTCCTACGGCATCTGCATGGCCTGCACACAAGGCTAAGAAGACCGCCatcagctcgaggacgatgatCAGATTACACAACAGTGGGAGCGGCATCAACGTCTTTGCCGCCGGCAAGCAATCAAGGCAAGGTCGTCAATTGGTGCAGAACGTGGCAGACCCAACTAAAGATCCTCGCATGTTTACAAACTTTCGACTGCGGCGGAAGGCCGAGTTACAAAGCCGTGATAAGGCAGATGTGGCGTCTGGCGCTATGCCGACTAAGCTATTCAGTATCAGCAGCGGTCCTCCTGCAGGCTCAAACTCTGACACAAGCCCTGGCACTTCAAGTACCGTTCTTCGGTCTGCTTTGAAGCATTCGGCCGATGGCTTGATGGCGATATCCGCCAGCGACTCCAGTGCTACGGTTTCGGAGATAACCGATACGGCACTTCCCCCGAGCTCAGAGCCGCAGTCTACGAGGCCCATAGTCAAGAATAGGAGGTCTGTTCAGTTTGCCGACTTACCGCTTGTCAATGAGCCGGAGTTGATGGGCGAGATGGTCACGTCGCCAATCTCTCGCCCGAAAAGACTCAAGTCACCCCCGATGCCATCAGACCCGTCTCAGCCATCTCAGCCACCTCCAAAACCCCGATCTATTCTCCGCAAACTGTCCGTAGCAGAATACCAGTCGCGAAGCGCGGGCCAGAGCTTTGAGAAGGTTGTCGTCCTGGGCCCATCAGGCACCAAGGGCGTTCAGATGACGTTTGAAAACATCAGACCTGACTCCGACCCATGGCACTCACACTTCGTCAAAAAAGATTCACTCCATTTCAGCAGAACCTTGAATGCCCTTACTTTTACCTCCCAAAGAGGGTCGATCGTGGGGCAGAACCTGTCACACGGGGCCGTCCGACCGACACTGGCTAGCGACCAAGAAATTATCAGCAGAGCCGCTGAACGGCTAAGATTAGGTCCTTTCGGGGTTGCCTGCTTCCACGAAGAgttcctcatcatcatctaTCCCGCCGACTGTGAGGATTGGAAGAAGGTGATAGCTGAAGCCGAAGTCAGCAACCCGGCAACCGTCACGTTGAGATATGCCATATTCAAACCGCAGTCAATTGCCACGAAGCCCCTGCCGGCGAAAAGGAGATGTGCTCCACGGTCAACAGAGCCACGCAGTACAATCTTTCGGGATCTGCTCCGTCTCAACTACCGTCAACTTCTATCACCTGGGATGCGAGACATACACCACAACTTCTACCTAGCGTTCCCTCCGTCCAGAAAGCTCTTGCTCGATGCTGTGAGCGAGTGGCTTCATGTGGAAAATCCCTCTTGCAGGGTGTTTTCCACCAAGACTACTGGCGATTGGGCCGCCTTTACCAATCCGAAGATTGTCGCGCAAGGAGTCATCATTGTTCACGAGGCAGCCACTGATACTCTCCGACAGTTCCCTGGCCTGCTCAGGCTACTGACTCACAGCAAGAGTGCAGCTTACGTGTTCTGGTGCATTGGGGAGTCACTTCAGCAGCACCCTTTGTATCCTTCCATCCGGTCCACGCACCACCAGACAGAACCAGGCAAAGTTGAATTGACGAGGTTTTTCCCCCATGGCAACGCGATACTGGTGACGCCCAGCTTCCTGGTGTCGGAGCCAAGACGTGCTCAACAACTCTTTGAGTGGTACAAGAAAACGCATGACAAACCCTACAACAACCAAAAGATTGTAGCCGCTGCAAACATAGTCGACTACCTACGAGATCTCGCATTCGAGAGGTCCACTTATCGCGATATATTGTTGACAGAGGGTGATGAGCAGCGCCAACGGTCCGACGTAGAGCGAGAACAGGCAGCACAACTAGCAGGCCTGAGCAAGGAAGACTGCACGGCTCGCTTTAATACTTGGGCTATTGTTGACGGACTTCGGTTACCTGCTCAGACCAGCATTGTGCCGgacgagcagctcgagcCCATCGTTCTCGCTGACCAATCCATCGATGCCAACGATGAGCAAAGCCTGGTGAATTGGTTCGGCTGCTGGTCACAAACTCGATTCGATCAGTTCCGGAAGTTCCATGTCCTGGGCACCGACGGCAGTTCCGACACCAGTCATCTCATCAAAGCCTGCGACATTCCCTTCTACCCTGCGGGCGCAGGGCGCGATCCGGGAGCCGAGCCAAGGAGTGACGGTCCTCTTTTGGAACCTACTGCAAGCGACCCCGACCATCCCCGTCAACCCCACGATGGTGTAACCAAGATGCTCGGGGGGTTGGCTGCTCACTTCTTTTCTACCAAGTTGATGGAGCTGGCAAAGGAGTGTGACAATGCCAGGTGGTGCCCGTTTGCGAAGCTGTACGGCTTCCCAGTTTCTTACTTCAAAGATATCGCCGATACTGCTGACTCATACGGAGATTTCCATCGGAACTTTGCGACGTTCGAGAGATGGTTGGAGTTTCCCTGGCCATTCTTCACTCAGTTCTTGCCAGGCTTCCGACCCCCAAGCGACGCACGTGGGCCACCTGTCTTCAACACCTACTTTACCTTGTTCTACACTCCCGACGAAGATTCCCAATGTAGACCACCCACCCGTCACCCATGGCTCGCCATTTGGCGAGTTCAGGCACCTCACAGGCCGTGGGAAGGGACAGAGCTCCTCATCTGGGACATTGCAGCCAAGGACCGGTTTCCCACGGGAGACCGCTTTTACGAGTCCCAGCTCACCTCGCCTCAACAACATCTCATCGGGATGATACGAGAAAAGGGGGCAGCCAAGCATCGAGGTCTTGATTTGAAGCAGGTCTGGATTGGAGGTTTCGATTCAGTCCCCACCGAGTACACCTCGCCGATCGATGTGACCTTGGCCAACCTGGAGGCCATGATGAGAGATGTCAAGGGATATCTTCCTGCAATCGAACTTCTTCTTTCCTCGAGGGGTTTTCACAAAATCTATCCCGGTGCCGCGCCTGCCCCGAGAAGGCCCATCACGCCAGATGGGATGGACATCGATCCGATCGTCCGTCCTCAGAATCACAACGGCGATGGCAAGATCATCTTTCATCCGCCCCGCGCTTGCAGACCGATCCGGCACAGCCGGTGCGAGAACCTGTTCTACAAGTGGGTGATGAATCTTGACAGACGGGACAAGCGTAAGGCGTACCCCTATACGTTCAAACCGACCCTAGACTGGTATCAGGAGCAGCAAGTGGCGGAGAACCGAAACTTTGAGCACATCAACGTCTCTTCTTGGAAGCGCGTCTTCGAGTTGGTACGCATTCCTCCCACCAGTGGGAAGGACAGCGAGGGGACGCGCGTGGAGAGCAAGAAGTGA
- a CDS encoding Ras-like protein Rab-11B, which produces MANDEYDFLFKVVLIGDSGVGKSNLLSRFTRNEFNLDSKSTIGVEFATRSIQVDSKTIKAQIWDTAGQERYRAITSAYYRGAVGALLVYDISKHQTYENVTRWLKELRDHADANIVIMLVGNKSDLRHLRAVPTEEAKAFASENHLSFIETSALDASNVELAFQNILTEIYRIVSSKALDSGDGPQATIGAGPGISLTKPADDSAEKGGKCC; this is translated from the exons ATGGCCAACGACGAATATGAC TTCCTCTTCAAAG TGGTGTTGATCGGAGACTCGGGCGTCGGAAAGTCCAACCTTCTCAGTCGATTCACCCGCAACGAGTTCAACCTCGACTCCAAGTCGACAATTGGCGTCGAGTTCGCCACCAGATCCATTCAAGTCGACTCCAAGACGATCAAGGCACAGATTTGGGATACCGCCGGCCAGGAGCGCTACCGCGCCATCACCTCGGCTTACTACAGAGGAGCTGTCGGTGCCCTCCTTGTCTACGACATCAGCAAGCACCAGACATACGAGAACGTCACCCGATGGCTGAAGGAACTGCGAGACCACGCTGATGCCAACATCGTCATCATGCTGGTCGGAAACAAGAGCGATTTGCGCCACCTGCGAGCAGTGCCTACagaggaggccaaggctTTCGCTA GCGAGAACCACCTCTCGTTCATTGAGACGTCTGCCCTCGACGCCAGCAATGTTGAACTCGCATTCCAGAACATCTTGACCG AGATCTACCGAATCGTATCGAGCAAGGCCCTCGACTCGGGTGACGGGCCCCAAGCCACGATCGGGGCTGGCCCCGGCATTTCGCTCACTAAGCCTGCGGACGACAGCGCAGAGAAGGGCGGCAAGTGCTGTTAA
- a CDS encoding Histone deacetylase — protein MEGGDQDVVMGGDDRPSNHTTTPNGVTTPAGGEPKNDNSTSPDDEDEDDFDDLDEDADQQVMNQLRRRGLLPTACCYDDRMKLHVNADFGTTPHHPEDPRRIEEIYKAFKRAGLVYTGPESKIADVMRDTPTKYMWRIGTREATKEEILTTHTPLHYHWVESLSKMNYTELRDTSRHYDQGRASLYVGSLTFTAALLSCGGAIDTCKHVVEGNVKNAFAIIRPPGHHAEYDQPLGFCFFNNVPVAVKICQQEYPEDCRKVLILDWDVHHGNGIQNIFYDDPNVLYVSLHVYQNGIFYPGKPDNQEIPDGGLEHCGTGPGLGKNINIGWHDQGMGDGEYMAAFQKIIMPIAKEFNPDLVVISAGFDAAAGDELGGCFVTPTCYAHMTHMLMSLADGKVAVCLEGGYNLQAISTSAVAVARTLMGEPPPKMEIPMLNKDAARVLAKVQSYQAPYWECMRPGIVPVPDIQDLNATRLHDHIRLGQRQNLAQRHQMIPLFIQRDLLFKSYENQVLVTPDIPSARRILVIIHDPPALLAQPDVIDSHVESHNAWIVDSVAQYIDWAVEKGIAVMDVNVPSKVSRDEDMDPYSPRTADKDLLNELQELANYLWDNYLQLYEDADDILLIGVGRSYSGVRALLTGRDCKARVAGVACFVEGMLRPVKSDVDNELATWYKGHSQIYVSHDHPCWNSEDTLRRVTKRRFGTVIRSEANGVQKMMQTHAGEVQKWMLEMLAIRQNGDTTEDDKMT, from the exons ATGGAAGGCGGCGACCAAGACGTTGTCATGGGCGGGGACGATAGGCCGTCAAATCACACAACCACTCCCAATGGTGTGACTACgcctgctggaggagagcCCAAAAACGATAACTCGACGTCtcccgacgacgaagatgaggacGACTTCGACGACTTGGACGAAGACGCAGACCAGCAGGTTATGAACCAGCTGCGCAGACGAGGTCTTTTGCCGACAGCATGTTGTTATGATGACCGCATGAAGCTTCATGTCAATGCCGACTTCGGCACCACACCTCATCACCCGGAGGATCCTCGTCGGATAGAGGAGATCTACAAAGCCTTCAAAAGGGCCGGTCTGGTCTACACCGGCCCAGAGAGTAAGATCGCCGACGTTATGAGAGATACCCCAACCAAGTACATGTGGAGAATCGGCACTCGTGAGGCAACGAAAGAAGAGATCCTTACCACACACACTCCGCTGCACTACCACTGGGTTGAGAGCCTGTCAAAGATGAACTACACGGAGTTGCGCGACACGAGTCGGCATTACGACCAAGGCCGTGCATCGCTCTACGTTGGCAGTCTTACTTTCACTGCCGCCCTCCTATCCTGCGGTGGTGCCATCGACACCTGCAAGCATGTCGTGGAAGGCAACGTTAAAAATGCCTTTGCTATCATCAGACCGCCTGGCCACCACGCCGAGTACGATCAGCCGCTCGGTTTCTGCTTCTTCAACAACgtgcccgtcgccgtcaagatCTGTCAGCAAGAGTACCCGGAGGACTGTCGAAAGGTTCTCATCCTTGACTGGGATGTCCACCACGGCAACGGCATCCAGAACATATTCTACGACGACCCGAACGTTCTCTACGTCTCCCTCCACGTTTACCAGAATGGGATCTTTTATCCTGGCAAGCCCGACAACCAAGAAATACCCGATGGCGGTCTAGAGCACTGCGGTACAGGGCCTGGTCTTGGCAAGAACATCAATATTGGATGGCACGACCAAGGCATGGGAGACGGCGAGTATATGGCTGCCTTTCAAAAGATCATCATGCCCATCGCCAAAGAATTCAACCCCGATCTAGTCGTTATCTCCGCCGGATTCGACGCTGCTGCCGGAGATGAGCTCGGCGGGTGCTTCGTGACACCGACCTGCTACGCGCACATGACGCATATGCTAATGTCTCTGGCGGACGGCAAGGTTGCTGTATGCTTGGAAGGTGGCTACAACTTGCAGGCTATATCGACATCCGCCGTGGCTGTTGCTCGAACGTTGATGGGCGAGCCGCCACCGAAGATGGAGATTCCCATGCTCAACAAGGACGCTGCCAGGGTTCTTGCCAAAGTCCAGAGCTACCAGGCACCCTACTGGGAGTGCATGAGACCAGGCATTGTTCCAGTGCCTGATATCCAAGATCTCAACGCGACCAGACTCCACGACCACATCAGGCTAGGCCAACGGCAGAACCTTGCACAACGTCACCAGATGATTCCCCTCTTCATCCAGCGGGATCTTTTGTTCAAATCCTATGAGAATCAGGTCCTCGTAACTCCTGATATTCCCAGTGCGCGTCGTATCCTTGTCATCATCCACGACCCACCAGCATTGCTCGCGCAACCGGATGTGATTGATAGTCATGTTGAATCCCACAACGCCTGGATTGTCGATAGTGTTGCGCAATACATTGACTGGGCTGTCGAAAAAGGGATTGCAGTCATGGACGTCAACGTGCCTAGCAAAGTATCACGAGATGAGGACATGGACCCGTACAGTCCCCGAACAGCAGACAAGGACCTGCTGAACGAGCTCCAAGAGTTGGCGAACTATCTTTGGGACAACTACCTGCAGCTCTAtgaggacgccgacgataTACTACTCATCGGTGTGGGTCGGTCGTACAGTGGAGTCAGGGCGCTTTTGACCGGTCGAG ATTGCAAAGCGCGTGTTGCCGGAGTTGCCTGCTTCGTCGAAGGGATGTTGAGACCAGTGAAGTCCGATGTCGATAACGAGCTGGCGACGTGGTACAAGGGGCACTCACAGATTTACGTCTCGCATGATCACCCATGCTGGAACAGCGAGGACACGCTGCGCAGAGTGACTAAACGACGATTTGGCACGGTCATCCGTAGTGAGGCCAACGGTGTTCAGAAGATGATGCAAACGCATGCTGGGGAGGTCCAAAAATGGATGTTGGAGATGCTAGCGATTCGCCAGAACGGAGATACCACCGAAGACGACAAGATGACTTGA